From a region of the Geothrix sp. 21YS21S-2 genome:
- a CDS encoding NADH:flavin oxidoreductase, with amino-acid sequence MPVLTDPFQYKGLRLGNRLVMAPMATGMAEGHRATEAQVEWYRQHARSSVGLVIVEATAILPDAIILPRNLGVWEDAQIPGLAAIAGAIQAGGAAAVLQLVHGGGRSVRADPAAERIAPSPVALLPGPAPREMTEAEIQDVIRAFAEGAARARRAGFDGVEIHAAHYYLLSQFLSPRTNHRTDRWGGSEENRFRLGIEVARAVRLAVGPDCLVFCRMHSVENVEGGLGTDEAVRFAQALEAAGVDVIDASGIGQSSLGDWEGQPFLNTSSVPPKGSPGGSYAASARRIRQAVGIPVITVGKLSGPGLAQRVLDAGQADLVALARPLIADFRVAEKLLAGRDAEIEPCLECLSCFASIRKGSIHCAVNKAL; translated from the coding sequence ATGCCCGTGCTAACCGATCCATTCCAATACAAAGGCCTCCGCCTGGGCAACCGGCTGGTAATGGCCCCCATGGCCACCGGCATGGCCGAGGGCCACCGGGCCACCGAGGCCCAGGTCGAGTGGTACCGGCAGCACGCACGTTCGAGCGTGGGCCTGGTCATCGTCGAAGCGACCGCCATCCTGCCCGACGCCATCATCCTGCCCCGGAACCTGGGCGTCTGGGAGGATGCCCAGATCCCCGGCCTCGCCGCCATCGCCGGGGCCATCCAGGCCGGAGGGGCCGCCGCGGTCCTCCAGCTCGTCCACGGCGGAGGCCGCTCCGTGCGGGCCGACCCGGCCGCGGAGCGCATCGCGCCCTCCCCCGTGGCCCTCCTGCCCGGACCCGCGCCCCGGGAGATGACCGAGGCCGAGATCCAGGACGTCATCCGCGCCTTCGCCGAGGGCGCCGCCCGGGCCCGGCGCGCCGGGTTCGACGGCGTGGAGATCCACGCCGCCCACTACTACCTCCTCTCCCAGTTCCTGTCGCCCCGCACCAACCACCGCACCGACCGGTGGGGGGGGAGCGAGGAGAACCGCTTCCGCCTGGGCATCGAGGTGGCCAGGGCCGTGCGCCTCGCCGTGGGCCCCGACTGCCTCGTCTTCTGCCGCATGCACAGCGTGGAGAACGTGGAGGGCGGGCTCGGCACGGACGAGGCCGTCCGTTTCGCCCAGGCCCTGGAGGCCGCGGGCGTGGACGTCATCGACGCCTCCGGCATCGGCCAGTCCAGCCTGGGCGACTGGGAGGGCCAGCCCTTCCTCAACACCAGCTCCGTGCCCCCCAAGGGCTCCCCCGGGGGCTCCTACGCCGCCTCCGCCAGGCGCATCCGCCAGGCGGTGGGGATTCCCGTCATCACCGTGGGCAAGCTCTCCGGCCCCGGTCTCGCCCAGCGCGTCCTGGACGCGGGCCAGGCCGACCTGGTGGCCCTGGCCCGGCCCCTCATCGCCGACTTCCGCGTGGCGGAGAAGCTCCTGGCGGGCCGGGACGCGGAGATCGAGCCGTGCCTGGAATGCCTGTCCTGCTTCGCCTCCATCCGCAAGGGCTCCATCCACTGCGCCGTGAACAAGGCCCTCTGA